The following proteins are co-located in the Rhodococcus opacus B4 genome:
- a CDS encoding C40 family peptidase — protein sequence MRRAAVAGALAFCATALVALPANAAPVAGSSDSGSTGGSSMGSSVLPTPIPTPTGLAALAAATTQTGKPYLWGGTGPDAWDCSGLVQWAFRQAGVNLPRTTWEQAEVGAPIPLWALAPGDIVVLNDDASHIGIYAGFGQVFNAYGRGVPVGLAPLSQFHIYGIRRF from the coding sequence GTGCGCCGTGCCGCCGTTGCCGGTGCTCTCGCGTTCTGTGCGACCGCTCTCGTCGCACTACCCGCCAATGCCGCACCGGTGGCCGGCAGTTCCGACAGCGGCAGCACGGGCGGCAGTTCGATGGGCTCCTCCGTCCTCCCGACGCCCATCCCCACTCCGACCGGGCTGGCCGCGCTCGCGGCCGCGACGACGCAGACGGGCAAGCCCTACCTGTGGGGTGGGACGGGTCCGGACGCGTGGGACTGCTCGGGTCTCGTGCAATGGGCATTCCGGCAGGCGGGGGTGAATCTGCCGCGCACCACCTGGGAGCAGGCCGAGGTCGGTGCCCCCATTCCACTGTGGGCGCTGGCTCCCGGCGACATCGTGGTGCTCAACGACGACGCGTCGCACATCGGTATCTACGCGGGCTTCGGTCAGGTCTTCAACGCATACGGACGCGGCGTGCCGGTCGGGCTGGCGCCGCTGTCGCAGTTCCACATCTACGGCATCCGGCGGTTCTGA
- a CDS encoding MaoC/PaaZ C-terminal domain-containing protein encodes MPIDPDIAIGAELPAQEFSWTSSDVQHYHLALGAGSRPLDEKELRYLTDGTPQVLPTFATVAANFHATEAPSVSFPGVEIDLAKVVHGSQDVTVHRPIPPEGKARTTTRIAEVWDKGKAAVIVQESATTDLDGTPLWTGRSSIFARGEGGFGGERGPSTSVTLPDRPADAEVDTLVLPQQALLYRMCGDRNPLHSDPKFASAAGFPAPILHGLCTYGMVCKAAVDAVLDADVSQVAGFRVRFAGVVFPGETLHTRIWKDEGRLLISATVPERDDAPALADVVLTLAQG; translated from the coding sequence ATGCCCATTGATCCGGACATCGCCATCGGGGCCGAACTGCCCGCTCAGGAGTTCTCCTGGACCAGTTCCGACGTGCAGCACTACCACCTCGCTCTCGGCGCCGGGTCGCGCCCGCTCGACGAGAAGGAATTGCGCTACCTGACGGACGGGACGCCGCAGGTACTCCCCACGTTCGCCACGGTCGCCGCGAACTTCCATGCCACCGAGGCGCCGAGCGTATCGTTCCCGGGAGTCGAGATCGACCTCGCCAAGGTGGTCCACGGCAGCCAGGACGTGACCGTGCACCGGCCGATTCCGCCGGAGGGCAAGGCCCGCACCACCACCCGCATCGCCGAGGTGTGGGACAAGGGCAAGGCCGCCGTCATCGTGCAGGAATCGGCGACCACCGACCTCGACGGCACTCCCCTGTGGACCGGGCGGTCGTCCATCTTCGCCCGCGGCGAAGGCGGTTTCGGCGGCGAGCGCGGACCGTCGACATCCGTCACATTGCCCGACCGGCCGGCCGACGCCGAGGTCGACACCCTCGTCCTGCCGCAGCAGGCGCTGCTCTACCGGATGTGCGGCGACCGCAACCCCCTGCATTCCGACCCGAAGTTCGCTTCCGCCGCAGGGTTTCCCGCCCCCATCCTGCACGGCCTGTGCACCTACGGAATGGTGTGCAAGGCGGCCGTGGACGCGGTCCTCGACGCGGACGTGTCGCAGGTCGCGGGGTTCCGGGTCCGGTTCGCAGGCGTGGTGTTCCCCGGCGAGACACTGCACACCCGGATCTGGAAGGACGAGGGCAGACTCCTCATCTCCGCGACGGTCCCCGAGCGCGACGACGCCCCGGCCCTGGCCGACGTGGTGCTGACACTGGCACAGGGGTGA
- the kstD gene encoding 3-oxosteroid 1-dehydrogenase, which produces MSKHEYDIVVVGSGAGGMTAALTAAHKGLSVVILEKAAHFGGSTARSGGGVWIPNNEALIAAGVEDTTDAARTYLHSIIGDVVPKDRIDAYIDRGPEMLSFVLKNSPLKLQWVPEYSDYYPEAPGGRLGGRSVEPTPFDGRKLGADLAKLEPDYVKAPSNFVITQADYRWLNLLMRNPRGPLRAARVGLRFLGAKLTGKRLLVRGQALVAGLQAGLKAAGVPILLDTPLTDLYVEDGVIRGVTATVDSQPQVFRARRGVVIASGGFEHNDEARKKYQRAPIGTEWTVGAKANTGDGIWAGEKLGAALDLMEDAWWGPSIPLTGGPWFALSERSLPGCIMINESGRRFVNESAPYVEATHAMYGGTYGQGDGPGENVPCWLVLDQRYRDRYAFAGVTPRSPFPGRWLKAGVVVKAGTVAELAGKIGVPVDALTETVSRFNTFARNGRDEDFGRGESGYDHYYGDPRNKPNPSLGALEKAPFFAVKMVPGDLGTKGGLRTDRHARVLREDGSTIENLYAVGNASGPVMGHTYAGPGATIGPAMTFGYLAVLDILAKADQTELTGDATNAH; this is translated from the coding sequence ATGAGCAAGCACGAATACGACATCGTGGTCGTCGGTAGTGGTGCCGGTGGAATGACCGCGGCCCTCACCGCGGCCCACAAGGGACTCAGCGTCGTCATCCTCGAAAAGGCAGCGCACTTCGGTGGCTCCACCGCGCGCTCCGGCGGTGGCGTCTGGATCCCGAACAACGAGGCGCTGATCGCCGCCGGCGTCGAGGACACCACCGACGCCGCGCGGACCTACCTCCACAGCATCATCGGCGACGTCGTCCCGAAGGACCGGATCGACGCCTACATCGACCGCGGCCCCGAGATGCTGTCGTTCGTGCTGAAGAACAGCCCGCTGAAACTGCAGTGGGTGCCCGAATACTCGGACTACTATCCCGAGGCCCCCGGCGGTCGGCTCGGCGGGCGGTCCGTCGAGCCGACCCCGTTCGACGGCCGGAAACTCGGCGCCGACCTCGCGAAGCTCGAACCCGATTACGTCAAGGCCCCGTCGAATTTCGTGATCACCCAAGCGGATTACCGCTGGCTGAATCTCCTGATGCGCAACCCGCGCGGTCCGCTGCGGGCCGCCCGCGTCGGGCTCCGGTTCCTCGGCGCCAAACTCACCGGCAAGCGCCTGCTCGTCCGCGGTCAGGCGCTCGTCGCCGGACTGCAGGCCGGACTGAAGGCCGCCGGCGTCCCGATCCTGCTCGACACCCCGCTCACCGACCTGTACGTGGAGGACGGCGTGATCCGCGGAGTCACCGCCACGGTCGACAGTCAGCCGCAGGTGTTCCGCGCGCGCCGCGGCGTGGTGATCGCGTCGGGCGGATTCGAGCACAACGACGAGGCCCGCAAGAAGTACCAGCGGGCGCCGATCGGCACCGAGTGGACCGTCGGCGCGAAGGCCAACACGGGCGACGGCATCTGGGCGGGCGAAAAGCTCGGTGCCGCGCTCGATCTGATGGAGGACGCCTGGTGGGGTCCGTCCATCCCGCTCACCGGCGGACCGTGGTTCGCGCTGTCCGAGCGGAGCCTGCCCGGCTGCATCATGATCAACGAGTCCGGCCGGCGCTTCGTCAACGAATCGGCGCCGTACGTCGAGGCGACGCACGCGATGTACGGCGGGACATACGGCCAGGGCGACGGACCGGGCGAGAACGTCCCGTGCTGGCTCGTCCTCGACCAGCGGTACCGCGACCGGTACGCGTTCGCCGGCGTCACCCCCCGTTCCCCGTTCCCCGGCCGCTGGCTGAAGGCCGGTGTCGTCGTCAAGGCAGGCACCGTCGCCGAGTTGGCCGGAAAGATCGGCGTCCCTGTCGACGCCCTCACCGAAACGGTCTCGCGTTTCAACACTTTCGCGAGGAACGGCAGGGACGAGGACTTCGGCCGCGGCGAGAGCGGCTACGACCACTACTACGGGGACCCCCGCAACAAGCCGAACCCGAGCCTCGGCGCTCTCGAGAAGGCACCGTTCTTCGCCGTCAAGATGGTTCCGGGCGACCTCGGCACCAAGGGCGGTCTCCGCACCGACCGCCACGCCCGCGTGCTCCGGGAAGACGGCAGCACCATCGAGAACCTCTATGCGGTGGGCAATGCCAGCGGCCCGGTGATGGGCCACACCTACGCGGGCCCCGGCGCGACCATCGGCCCGGCAATGACATTCGGCTACCTCGCCGTCCTCGACATCCTCGCGAAAGCCGACCAGACCGAGCTGACCGGAGACGCCACCAATGCCCATTGA
- a CDS encoding 2-keto-4-pentenoate hydratase, protein MLSTQLRTELADRLDAAERGRAPIGPLTADHPDIDVVDAYEIQLINIRRRLQDGAKVVGHKVGLSSLAMQQMMGVDEPDYGHLLADMEVFEDQPVDTARFCFPRVEVEVAFVLGADLPGAGCTEQDVLDATVAFAPSIELIDSRITDWKITLPDTIADNASSAGFVLGKNRVRPADIDIKAIDAVLTSNGETKAEGRSDAVLGNPVTAVAWLAQKVESFGVRLKAGDIVLPGSCTRAIDAHPGDHFRAEFSGLGTVSLQFK, encoded by the coding sequence ATGCTCTCGACGCAGCTACGCACCGAGTTGGCGGATCGGCTCGACGCCGCGGAGCGCGGCCGGGCCCCCATCGGCCCCCTGACCGCGGACCATCCCGACATCGACGTCGTCGACGCCTACGAGATCCAGCTCATCAACATCCGCCGCCGGCTGCAGGACGGCGCGAAGGTCGTCGGGCACAAGGTGGGCCTGTCCTCCCTCGCCATGCAGCAGATGATGGGCGTCGACGAACCCGACTACGGCCACCTACTCGCCGACATGGAGGTGTTCGAGGACCAGCCCGTCGACACCGCCCGGTTCTGCTTCCCGCGCGTCGAGGTGGAGGTCGCGTTCGTGCTTGGCGCCGACCTCCCCGGCGCAGGCTGCACCGAACAGGACGTCCTCGACGCCACGGTGGCGTTCGCGCCGTCCATCGAACTGATCGACAGCCGGATCACCGACTGGAAGATCACCCTGCCGGACACGATCGCCGACAACGCGTCGTCCGCCGGCTTCGTGCTCGGTAAGAACCGGGTACGGCCGGCCGACATCGACATCAAGGCCATCGACGCCGTCCTGACGAGCAACGGCGAGACCAAGGCCGAGGGCCGCAGCGACGCGGTGCTCGGCAACCCGGTGACCGCCGTCGCCTGGCTCGCGCAGAAGGTCGAGAGCTTCGGCGTCCGGTTGAAGGCCGGCGACATCGTGCTGCCCGGCTCCTGCACCCGCGCCATCGACGCGCACCCGGGCGATCACTTCCGCGCCGAGTTCAGTGGGCTCGGCACCGTATCCCTGCAGTTCAAGTAG
- a CDS encoding acetaldehyde dehydrogenase (acetylating), whose product MTKASVAIVGSGNISTDLLYKLQRSEWLEPRWMIGIDPESEGLARARTMGLETSAEGVGWLLNQPEKPDLVFEATSAHVHRDSAPRYEAAGIRAVDLTPAAVGPAVVPPANLREHLGAPNVNMITCGGQATIPIVYAVSRVVDVPYAEIVASVASVSAGPGTRANIDEFTKTTSRGIETIGGAQRGKAIIILNPADPPMIMRDTIFCAIPEDADRAAITDSIHRVVADIQQYVPGYRLLNEPQFDDPSVVSGGQATVTTFVEVEGAGDFLPPYAGNLDIMTAAATKVGEEIAQKLLSVEA is encoded by the coding sequence ATGACCAAGGCAAGCGTGGCGATCGTCGGCTCGGGCAACATCAGCACCGACCTGCTCTACAAGCTGCAGCGATCCGAGTGGCTCGAACCCCGGTGGATGATCGGGATCGACCCCGAGAGCGAAGGCCTGGCCCGGGCCCGAACGATGGGACTGGAGACGTCCGCCGAGGGTGTCGGCTGGTTGCTGAACCAGCCGGAGAAGCCCGACCTCGTCTTCGAGGCGACGTCGGCGCACGTGCACCGGGATTCCGCACCGCGGTACGAGGCCGCGGGCATCCGCGCCGTCGACCTCACCCCCGCCGCCGTCGGACCGGCCGTGGTCCCGCCCGCCAACCTGCGCGAACACCTCGGCGCCCCCAACGTCAACATGATCACGTGCGGCGGGCAGGCAACGATCCCGATCGTGTACGCGGTCTCCCGCGTCGTCGACGTGCCCTACGCCGAGATCGTCGCATCGGTCGCGTCCGTCTCCGCGGGCCCGGGCACCCGCGCCAACATCGACGAGTTCACCAAGACCACCAGCCGCGGCATCGAAACCATCGGCGGTGCGCAGCGCGGCAAGGCCATCATCATCCTCAACCCCGCCGACCCGCCGATGATCATGCGCGACACGATCTTCTGCGCGATCCCCGAGGACGCCGACCGCGCCGCCATCACCGATTCCATCCACCGCGTGGTCGCCGACATCCAGCAGTACGTCCCCGGCTACCGATTGCTCAACGAACCGCAGTTCGACGACCCGAGCGTCGTGTCGGGCGGGCAGGCGACGGTCACGACGTTCGTCGAGGTCGAGGGTGCGGGCGACTTCCTGCCGCCGTACGCGGGCAACCTCGACATCATGACCGCGGCGGCAACCAAGGTGGGCGAGGAGATCGCCCAGAAACTCCTGAGTGTGGAGGCATGA
- the dmpG gene encoding 4-hydroxy-2-oxovalerate aldolase — translation MSSSWDIRVTDTSLRDGSHHKRHQFTGDEVRAIVGALDSAGVPVIEVTHGDGLGGSSFNYGFSKVPEQELISIAVDTARNAKIAFLMLPGLGIKDDIIVAQDNGASICRIATHCTEADVSIQHFGLARDRGLETVGFLMMAHSIPPEKLARQARIMADAGCQCVYVVDSAGALVLEQVSDRVEALVQELGADAQVGFHGHENLGLGVANSIAAVRAGAKQIDGSTRRFGAGAGNAPVEAFVGVCDKIGVKTGIDFFAIADAAEDVVRPAMPAECLLDRQALMMGYAGVYSSFLKHAERQAERYGVSSAELLVRAGKRKLVGGQEDQLIDIALELQREHL, via the coding sequence ATGAGCAGCAGCTGGGACATCCGCGTCACCGACACCTCCCTGCGGGACGGTTCGCATCACAAGCGGCACCAGTTCACCGGTGACGAGGTCCGGGCCATCGTCGGCGCCCTCGACAGCGCCGGGGTCCCGGTCATCGAGGTGACGCATGGCGACGGACTCGGTGGGTCTTCGTTCAATTACGGGTTCTCGAAGGTGCCGGAGCAGGAACTCATCTCGATCGCCGTCGACACGGCGAGGAACGCGAAGATCGCGTTCCTGATGCTGCCGGGGCTGGGCATCAAGGACGACATCATCGTCGCCCAGGACAACGGCGCGTCGATCTGCCGCATCGCCACGCACTGCACCGAGGCGGACGTGTCCATCCAGCACTTCGGCCTGGCCCGCGACCGCGGTCTCGAGACCGTCGGCTTCCTGATGATGGCGCATTCGATTCCGCCGGAGAAGCTGGCCCGGCAGGCCCGGATCATGGCCGACGCGGGCTGCCAGTGCGTGTACGTCGTCGACTCCGCGGGCGCGCTCGTGCTCGAACAGGTGTCCGACCGCGTCGAGGCGCTGGTCCAGGAACTCGGCGCCGACGCCCAGGTGGGTTTCCACGGGCACGAGAACCTCGGCCTCGGTGTGGCGAACTCCATCGCCGCGGTCCGGGCGGGTGCCAAGCAGATCGACGGCAGCACACGGCGATTCGGGGCCGGGGCCGGAAACGCACCGGTCGAGGCGTTCGTCGGCGTGTGCGACAAGATCGGCGTCAAGACGGGCATCGACTTCTTCGCGATCGCCGACGCCGCCGAGGACGTGGTGCGTCCGGCGATGCCCGCCGAATGCCTCCTCGACCGGCAGGCGCTGATGATGGGGTACGCCGGCGTCTACTCGAGCTTCCTCAAGCACGCCGAACGCCAGGCCGAACGGTACGGCGTCTCGTCGGCCGAACTCCTCGTCCGCGCGGGCAAGCGCAAACTCGTCGGCGGCCAGGAAGACCAGCTGATCGACATTGCCCTCGAACTGCAACGCGAGCACCTGTGA
- a CDS encoding VOC family protein: MTGRIVHFEIPFDDGDRARAFYRDAFGWAIAEIPDMDYSMVTTGPVGESGMPDEPGYINGGMMQRGEVTSPVVTVDVESIDAALEKVESLGGKTVTGRTPVGNMGFAAYFTDSEGNVVGLWETAR, encoded by the coding sequence ATGACAGGTCGAATCGTGCACTTCGAGATCCCCTTCGACGACGGTGACCGCGCACGAGCGTTCTATCGGGACGCATTCGGGTGGGCCATCGCCGAAATCCCCGACATGGACTACAGCATGGTCACCACCGGCCCCGTCGGCGAGAGCGGCATGCCCGACGAGCCGGGGTACATCAACGGCGGCATGATGCAGCGCGGCGAGGTGACCTCCCCCGTGGTCACCGTGGACGTCGAGAGCATCGACGCGGCCCTGGAGAAGGTCGAATCCCTCGGCGGGAAGACCGTCACCGGCAGGACTCCCGTCGGGAACATGGGCTTCGCCGCGTACTTCACCGACTCCGAGGGCAACGTCGTCGGGCTGTGGGAGACCGCCCGCTGA
- a CDS encoding Rieske 2Fe-2S domain-containing protein, translating into MAQIREIDVGTVQTRFARGWHCLGLTKTFKDGKPHSIEAFGTKLVVFADSKGELKVLDAYCRHMGGDLSQGTVKGDSIACPFHDWRWGGNGKCTSIPYARRVPPIARTRAWTTLEQNGQLFVWNDPEGNPPPENVTIPRIEGAYSDEWTDWTWNSMLIEGSNCREIIDNVVDMAHFFYIHYAFPTYFKNVFEGHIATQYLNTKGRPDVGMATQYGMESLLRSEAAYYGPSYMINPLWNSYGGYEVESVLINCHYPVTNNSFVLQYGVTVKKPTGIDDETADKLAAKFTEGIAEGFLQDVEIWKNKTKIDNPLLCDEDGPVYQLRRWYDQFYVDVADVTDKMTQRFEFEVDTTKANEAWQHEVDENLARQKAERENREAQV; encoded by the coding sequence ATGGCGCAGATTCGCGAGATCGATGTGGGCACGGTCCAGACCCGCTTCGCGCGTGGCTGGCACTGCCTCGGTTTGACCAAGACGTTCAAGGACGGCAAACCGCATTCGATCGAGGCATTCGGCACCAAACTCGTAGTCTTCGCCGACAGCAAGGGCGAACTGAAGGTTCTGGACGCGTACTGCCGGCACATGGGCGGCGACCTGTCGCAGGGCACCGTGAAGGGCGACTCCATCGCCTGCCCGTTCCACGACTGGCGCTGGGGCGGCAACGGCAAGTGCACCAGCATCCCCTACGCACGCCGGGTTCCTCCGATCGCCCGCACCCGGGCCTGGACCACCCTCGAGCAGAACGGTCAGCTGTTCGTCTGGAACGACCCCGAGGGCAATCCCCCGCCGGAGAACGTGACCATCCCCCGCATCGAGGGCGCCTACAGCGACGAATGGACCGACTGGACCTGGAACTCGATGCTGATCGAGGGTTCCAACTGCCGCGAGATCATCGACAACGTCGTCGACATGGCGCACTTCTTCTACATCCACTACGCGTTCCCGACGTACTTCAAGAACGTCTTCGAGGGCCACATCGCGACGCAGTACCTCAACACGAAGGGCCGCCCCGACGTCGGGATGGCGACGCAGTACGGCATGGAGTCGCTGCTGCGCTCCGAGGCCGCGTACTACGGGCCGTCCTACATGATCAACCCGCTGTGGAACAGCTACGGCGGGTACGAGGTCGAGAGCGTCCTCATCAACTGCCACTACCCGGTGACGAACAATTCGTTCGTGCTCCAATACGGTGTCACCGTCAAGAAGCCGACCGGCATCGACGACGAGACGGCCGACAAGCTGGCCGCAAAGTTCACCGAGGGCATCGCCGAGGGCTTCCTGCAGGACGTCGAGATCTGGAAGAACAAGACCAAGATCGACAACCCCCTGCTGTGCGACGAAGACGGTCCCGTCTACCAGCTGCGACGCTGGTACGACCAGTTCTACGTCGACGTCGCCGACGTCACCGACAAGATGACGCAGCGCTTCGAATTCGAGGTCGACACCACCAAGGCCAACGAGGCCTGGCAGCACGAGGTCGACGAGAACCTGGCCCGGCAGAAGGCCGAACGTGAGAACAGGGAAGCGCAGGTCTGA
- the hsaA gene encoding 3-hydroxy-9,10-secoandrosta-1,3,5(10)-triene-9,17-dione monooxygenase oxygenase subunit encodes MGDHDSHEVMQRLDALLPTLRERAQETEDLRRIPDDSMKALQETGFFRLLQPEQWGGYQADPVLFYSAVRKIASACGSTGWVSSIIGVHNWHLALFSQQAQEDVWGNDTDVRISSSYAPMGAGQVVDGGYTVNGAWAWSSGCDHATWAVLGGPVIKDGRPVDFVSFLIPRGDYRIDDVWNVVGLRGTGSNTVVVEDVFVPTHRVLSFKAMSTLTAPGLQRNTAPVYKMPWGTIHPTTISAPIVGMAYGAYDAHVEHQGKRVRAAFAGEKAKDDPFAKVRIAEASSDIDAAWRQLSGNVADEYALLVAGEEVPFELRLRARRDQVRATGRAISSIDKLFESSGATALANGTPLQRFWRDAHAGRVHAANDPERAYVMYGTGEFGLPVTDTMV; translated from the coding sequence GTGGGTGACCATGACAGTCACGAGGTGATGCAGCGGCTCGACGCACTACTGCCGACGCTGCGTGAGCGGGCGCAGGAGACCGAGGATCTCCGTCGCATCCCCGACGATTCCATGAAGGCGCTGCAGGAGACCGGGTTCTTCCGGTTGCTCCAGCCCGAACAGTGGGGTGGCTACCAGGCGGATCCGGTGCTGTTCTACTCCGCCGTGCGGAAGATCGCGAGCGCCTGCGGTTCCACGGGCTGGGTCTCGTCGATCATCGGTGTCCACAACTGGCACCTCGCGCTGTTCTCCCAGCAGGCCCAGGAAGACGTGTGGGGCAACGACACCGACGTCCGCATCTCGTCGTCGTACGCACCGATGGGCGCCGGACAGGTCGTCGACGGCGGATACACGGTCAACGGCGCGTGGGCCTGGTCGTCCGGCTGTGACCACGCCACCTGGGCGGTGCTCGGCGGACCGGTCATCAAGGACGGCCGCCCCGTCGACTTCGTCAGTTTCCTGATCCCCCGGGGGGACTACCGGATCGACGACGTATGGAACGTCGTGGGGCTCCGTGGAACCGGCAGCAACACGGTGGTGGTCGAGGACGTGTTCGTCCCGACGCACCGCGTCCTCAGCTTCAAGGCGATGAGCACCCTCACCGCTCCCGGGCTCCAGCGCAACACCGCGCCCGTCTACAAGATGCCCTGGGGAACAATCCATCCCACCACCATCTCCGCACCGATCGTCGGGATGGCGTACGGCGCGTACGACGCGCACGTCGAGCACCAGGGAAAGCGCGTCCGCGCGGCGTTCGCCGGTGAGAAGGCGAAGGACGACCCGTTCGCCAAGGTCCGCATCGCCGAGGCGTCGAGTGACATCGACGCCGCCTGGCGCCAGCTGTCCGGCAACGTCGCCGACGAATACGCGCTGCTCGTCGCCGGCGAGGAGGTCCCGTTCGAGCTGCGGCTGCGGGCCCGCCGTGACCAGGTGCGGGCCACGGGCCGTGCCATCTCGTCGATCGACAAACTGTTCGAGAGCTCCGGCGCGACCGCGCTGGCCAACGGAACACCGCTGCAACGCTTCTGGCGCGACGCTCACGCCGGACGCGTCCACGCGGCCAACGATCCCGAGCGCGCCTACGTCATGTACGGCACCGGCGAATTCGGTCTGCCCGTCACCGACACGATGGTCTAG
- the hsaD gene encoding 4,5:9,10-diseco-3-hydroxy-5,9,17-trioxoandrosta-1(10),2-diene-4-oate hydrolase codes for MTTTEEALTFESTSKFAQVRPDLTLHYHEAGVGNDTTIVLLHGGGPGASSWSNFARNIPVLAEKFHVLAVDQPGYGLSDKPTEHPQYFVHSASALKDLLDTLDIGGRVHLLGNSLGGGAAVRFALDYPDRAGRLVLMGPGGLSVNLFAPDPTEGVKNLGKFGYAPTRENLEAFLRIMVFDQKLITDELIDERFAAASTPESLAAAKAMGKSFSSADFELGMLWRDAYKLRQRVLLIWGREDRVNPLDGALVALKLIPRAQLHVFGGCGHWAQLEKFDEFNRLATDFLLDGGK; via the coding sequence GTGACGACTACCGAAGAGGCCCTCACGTTCGAGTCCACCTCGAAGTTCGCCCAGGTCCGGCCGGACCTGACACTGCACTACCACGAGGCCGGCGTCGGCAACGACACCACGATCGTGCTGCTGCACGGCGGCGGGCCGGGCGCTTCGTCGTGGTCGAACTTCGCCAGGAACATCCCGGTTCTCGCCGAGAAGTTCCACGTCCTCGCTGTCGACCAGCCGGGATACGGGTTGTCGGACAAACCGACCGAGCACCCACAGTACTTCGTGCACAGTGCGTCCGCGTTGAAGGATCTGCTCGACACCCTCGACATCGGCGGACGCGTCCACCTGCTCGGAAACTCCCTCGGCGGCGGTGCAGCAGTGCGTTTCGCGCTGGACTACCCGGACCGCGCGGGCCGGCTCGTCCTCATGGGGCCCGGCGGGCTGAGCGTCAACCTGTTCGCCCCCGACCCCACCGAGGGAGTGAAGAACCTCGGCAAGTTCGGCTACGCGCCCACCCGGGAGAACCTCGAGGCGTTCCTGCGGATCATGGTGTTCGACCAGAAGCTGATCACCGACGAACTGATCGACGAACGGTTCGCGGCGGCAAGCACTCCCGAGTCGCTCGCCGCGGCGAAGGCGATGGGAAAGTCGTTCTCCTCGGCCGATTTCGAGCTCGGCATGCTGTGGCGCGACGCATACAAGCTGCGCCAGCGCGTGCTGCTGATCTGGGGTCGCGAAGACCGCGTCAATCCGCTCGACGGCGCGCTGGTGGCGCTCAAGCTGATCCCGCGGGCGCAGCTGCACGTCTTCGGCGGGTGCGGACACTGGGCGCAGCTCGAGAAGTTCGACGAGTTCAACCGTCTGGCAACCGATTTCCTCCTGGACGGGGGTAAGTGA
- the hsaC gene encoding iron-dependent extradiol dioxygenase HsaC: MSIRSLAYMRIEATDMAAWREYGLKVLGMVEGKGADPDALYLRMDDFPARLVIVPGDHDRLSVSGWETANAAELQEVRDNLSAAGVAFKEGTAEQLQDRRVDELITFEDPSGNTLEAFHGAALEHRRVVSPYGHKFVTGEQGLGHVVLSTTDDEASLHFYRDVLGFRLRDSMRLPPQMVGRPADGKPAWLRFFGCNPRHHSLAFLPMPTPSGIVHLMIEVENSDDVGLCLDRALRKKVKMSATLGRHVNDLMLSFYMKTPGGFDVEFGCEGRQVEDESWIARESTAVSLWGHDFSVGMQP; the protein is encoded by the coding sequence ATGAGTATTCGTTCGCTGGCGTACATGCGCATCGAGGCCACGGACATGGCCGCGTGGCGCGAATACGGTCTCAAGGTGCTCGGCATGGTCGAGGGCAAGGGGGCCGACCCGGACGCCCTGTACCTGAGGATGGACGACTTCCCGGCGCGCCTCGTGATCGTCCCCGGGGACCACGACCGGCTGTCGGTGTCGGGCTGGGAAACGGCCAACGCCGCGGAGTTGCAGGAGGTCCGCGACAACCTGTCGGCGGCCGGCGTCGCGTTCAAGGAGGGCACGGCCGAGCAGTTGCAGGACCGCAGGGTCGACGAGCTGATCACGTTCGAGGACCCGTCGGGCAACACGCTCGAGGCGTTCCACGGCGCGGCTCTCGAACACCGGCGGGTCGTCAGCCCGTACGGGCACAAGTTCGTCACCGGTGAGCAGGGCCTCGGGCACGTCGTCCTCTCGACCACCGACGACGAGGCGTCGCTGCACTTCTACCGCGATGTGCTCGGTTTCCGCCTGCGCGACTCGATGCGGCTGCCCCCGCAGATGGTCGGGCGGCCCGCGGACGGCAAACCGGCGTGGCTGCGGTTCTTCGGCTGCAACCCGCGGCACCACAGCCTGGCGTTCCTGCCGATGCCCACACCCAGCGGCATCGTGCACCTCATGATCGAGGTCGAGAACTCCGACGACGTCGGGCTGTGCCTCGACCGTGCGCTGCGCAAGAAGGTCAAGATGTCGGCCACGCTCGGCCGGCACGTCAACGACCTGATGCTGTCGTTCTACATGAAGACTCCGGGCGGGTTCGACGTCGAATTCGGTTGCGAGGGACGCCAGGTGGAGGACGAGAGCTGGATCGCGCGGGAGAGCACGGCCGTCAGCCTGTGGGGTCACGACTTCAGCGTCGGGATGCAGCCGTGA